From a region of the Sphaerodactylus townsendi isolate TG3544 linkage group LG16, MPM_Stown_v2.3, whole genome shotgun sequence genome:
- the CALML6 gene encoding calmodulin-like protein 6, which translates to MTETLTPEQITEYKGIFEMFDEEGNGLVKTDELERLMSLIGINPTKRELSTMAKDADKDGKGTFNCDAFLVLMGIYHEKAKNQDEELRAAFKVFDKEHKGYIEWDTLKYVLMNAGEPLNEQEAELMMKEADKDGDGTIDYEEFVAMMTGESFKLT; encoded by the exons ATG ACAGAGACGCTGACACCGGAGCAGATCACGGAGTACAAAGGCATCTTTGAGATGTTTGACGAAGAAGGGAACGGCTTAGTGAAAACAGACGAGCTGGAAAGGCTAATGAGCTTGATTGGAATCAATCCTACCAAGAGAGAGCTCTCGACGATGGCCAAAGATGCGGACAAAGACG GCAAAGGTACTTTCAACTGTGATGCGTTTCTGGTCCTGATGGGAATTTACCACGAAAAGGCCAAAAATCAGGATGAAGAGCTCCGAGCAGCCTTCAAAGTCTTTGACAAAGAACACAAAGGCTACATTGAGTGGGACACACTCAA GTACGTGTTGATGAACGCTGGAGAGCCACTGAACGAGCAGGAAGCTGAACTGATGATGAAGGAAGCCGACAAGGACGGGGACGGAACCATAGATTATGAAG